CTACGATTCCTGGTACATCGGTTCGACGGCCAGGATTTCACGGGTCCCGTCCCGCGTGATGCCCATGACCACGAGGACGGCCAGGTTCTGCACCCGGTGGTTCACCCGGATTTTTTCATGCAGCGCATCAATCCAGAGCACCGGATATTCCGCATCCAGGGACCGCGTCCGGAACGC
The sequence above is a segment of the Candidatus Neomarinimicrobiota bacterium genome. Coding sequences within it:
- a CDS encoding transposase, with the translated sequence AFRTRSLDAEYPVLWIDALHEKIRVNHRVQNLAVLVVMGITRDGTREILAVEPMYQES